Genomic segment of Corticium candelabrum chromosome 16, ooCorCand1.1, whole genome shotgun sequence:
TAGAACGTCGCCACCCTCCCAAAAGCCGACCCAGCACGACTCGGCTCAGTCGGTGCCCCCATGCTCGGAGAAATCATAAACGTACGCGTCAAAGAAGGCGACCACGTCAACAAAGGGGACCCTCTCGTCGTGCTCTCAGCAATGAAAATGGAGACAGTGGTGAGTGCACCGTGTGCAGGGATTGTTCGTAACATTGCAGTCAGCAAGGGAAGTAGCCTGAAACCAGGTGATCTACTTGTTGATATTGAAGATTAACTCAAGTGTATTTGATTGCAATTTTTGCCCTAACGAACAGTCGCGTTTTGTGTTATTTGTCTAGCGGTTTGTTTTCATAGATATCCGTTGAAAAGGCAATTGAGTAGTTGCTTTTTTGATGCACTTTGCGCACTGCAGATGACGAAGGGTTTCGGTAGTGTGAAACACGATTTGTGTGTACAGCTTTGTGCGAGGGTGTTCCTCCTGTACTTTGTGAAGAGATGGTCGTCTTGTTGGAATCTGAACAGAAAGTTGAAGTGAGagtcagacagatggacagagatgAGCAATATACATAgctaagacagacagacagacagacggatggatggatcatagacagacagacgcacagacagacagacagacgcacagacagacagacagacagacagacagatgcatagacagacagacagatacacacacagacagacagacagacacacagatagacaaacgtatagacagacaaacagacacatagacagacaaacagacacatagacagacagacagaaacataaacagacagacagacgcataaacagacagacagacagacagacacataaacagacagacagaggcagacagacgcacccgacagacagaggcagatagataaacacacagacagacagacacatagacagacagagacagacagatgtacagacaaacacccagacagacacgtggacagacagacagacacatagacagacagacaaacacatagacagacaaacagacagacacacagacagatgcacagacagacacccagacATACAtattcacagacagacacatagacagacagacagacagacagacaaatgaccagACAACAATacgacagtcagacaaaccaCTTGAACAACATGCTTACCTTTCTATCAGCTTCCACCACGACTCAGCCGTCAGATCCGGCAGGTCGTATTCACTCATCGCTGTATAGGCCAGCTGCCATTTGATCCAGTCGGTTTGGTTTCGTTTTGCCAAATTATTAGCTTCAGCGAGATTGATGTGATACTGTTGGTAGTCGATTATCTTGAACGTTTCCGGATCTATGAGGTAAACACGGTAAGACGGGTTGATGTGGGGATATGGTGTGACTGACGGAGCTATGTGGATTACTCCTGATGGATGGCCATCGCTGTGTACCTAAACAGATGTGGAGGAGTTTGGTGAACGGGTGTATGTAAGAGTAGAAATGATGTGGGATTTGTGTTTGGTCGTATGCAGGTCTGCGTATTAGTCTGCTTGTCCATCCGTGTTATGTGTGCGCGGATGtctctgtatctgtctgtttgtctgtccatccatctgtctgtctgtctgtccatccatctgtctgtctgtccattagtctgtctgtccattagtctgtctgtctgtctgtctgtctgtccatccatctgtctgtctgtctgtctctccgtccatctgtctgtctgtctgctcattAGTCTggctgtccatccatctgtctgtctgtctatctgttcattagtctgtctgtccatccatccatttgtctgtctgtctgtccattagtctgtctgcttgtctgtctgtctggccatccatccatctgtctattagtctgtctgtccatccatctgtgtgtcaatacatacatatatatatatatatatatatatatatatatatatatatatatatttgcatattgcaactgctagtACAGGCTAAATATTGTCAAAGCAATtaatccatccatctgtctgtctattagtctgtctgtctgtccatccatccatttgtctgtctttctgtccgtctgctaGTGCATAATATGAACCTTTACCACTTGAAATTGATCCTCGTGGCTGTGACCAAATATCTGCCCAACTATAACATCTTTATACTGAGCCACAAGAGGCACATAGAAGTCTCCAAATGACTCAACACTTGTGATCTGTCCAGGTGGAACGTGACCAATAATCAAGACTTTCTCTCCATTTCTTGCCGCCTCTGACAAGGTGGAGTCCATCCATCTCTGCTGCTCAAAATATTGAGGCGTCTGCTTATTGAGGAGTGTGTAGAAATTGAACTGATAACTAATGACAAATAATCATAAATGCAATGTTTCAAATTCTGTGttatgtgcacacacacgcacacacacacacacacacacacacacacacacacacacaatcatacatacatctttacatatgtacattacacacacacacacacacacacacacacacacacacacacacacacacacacacacacacacacacacacacacacacaatcatacatacatctttacatatgtacattacacacacacacacacacacacacacacacacacacacacacacacacacacacacacacacacacacacacacacacacacacacacacacacacacacacacacattacctatacatatgtatatacatacatatacatacatattacaTACACCCACATACTATACATACATTCTTTTTACAAGAGtccctaaggcccaggttcgatactgcaatgactaaacttgctatactctaaactttcaacagtcactctatcatgtcactaggtacgtcatacttgctgtacttcatacttcatatttgctggacagaactgacactccggagagagaggcaattgtatgttagttccttgcccaagggaatttatgtatgtgacCCTCCcacactcaaactctgacccgaaggtcccagatgttgccaatctccaactgcacactctaaccagttgagccacatacatacatacatgtttacatacatatatatggacacacacacacacacacacacacacacacacacacatgcacacacatacgcacacgcacacacacacacgcacacacacacacacaaacaaacaaacacacacacattacctatacatatgcatatacatacatacacccACATACTATACATACACgtctacatacatacatacagacggggacacacacccacccacccaaaTTCTGTGTTGATTGACATGAGTCTAAGTCCCGGCCGAATCAGCATCGTATAGTAACCACCACTTCGAATTGTCATAACAGCATCATCAGGTAACTTAACCCAATGCTGCCACAACGTAGCGATTTCCGCCGTAAATTTCCCATCTTTCAATGAATAATACAAATTGTCAGGAAACGTTTCGTGATTTCCCATCGTGGGATAAATGGTGAGACCAGGAAGATTAGCAGACAAAAAGTCGACGAGGAAATGCGTTGATCCAATCTGTTCTCCAAGCGTTTTGTTCCAGATGTCGTGAGTCGGCGTATCCCCGGTGTAAATCACAAAATCTGGTTGAGGATCCAAGTGTCGTAGATGGTGAGTTAGCGACTCGAGTGTTGCAACCGGCAAGTCGCACGAGTAGTCGCCATACTTTCCCGCCCGGCCCGAACCATCCACACCTTCACGACAACATATAATCATGCCACAATCAGTAGCTGCTCCCTCTTGATATCGATGATCCAAATGGATGTCAGTGAGCTGTAGTATCCGAATTGGCGCCAACTGAGCGCTAACGCGCGCATCACTGTCAACACTAACGCGCGCATCACTGTCAACGCTAACGCGCGCATCACTGTCAACGCTAACGCGCGCATCACTGTCAACACCAAATTCTCGTTTCCTCACCAAATCATGTCTATCATTCACTAGTTTGATGCTGTTTCTTTCTAAAATACCGTTTTCTTGCCTGTACGTTGTCGGGCAAAATTCCAGTTTCTCACAGAGCTCGTCGGGCGCGAAATAGGCTTGTGAGAGAATATAGAGACTTGGCGGCGCGTACAAGTCAACTAGACCGGGGCAGATCACGTGACCACGAAAGTGTGCTGCTGAAAGGACGTCTTCGCACGCGTTGATGAGAACCGGGCGGATTGTGATGAATGTTTGGTTGCTACGTATCGCTTCCGTGAGGGCGATGGCAAAATGGCGGCAACCTCTGCAAAACGGATAGTAACGACCATCTGGTGATGCTGGTCGGCTTGTACCTAGTGACAAAATGCtgcatataaatataaaaatgtatAAACCCATGACAACTTTCCCGTCTTCTACAAAACCGGAACTAACACCAGCCGGAAATGTCAAAGCATGCGCAGACTTGTGCCTTGCTTTCCTGTACGTTGTTTGCGCGAGCGTTTCAGTAACTCTTACCATATTTCAATGTACAAAAGTAAGGAAAGATAGAGAGGTGCTGGAAGATGTCATACTAAAGTATGGGAATAAAATAAGTAGCAATCTACAACAGGTAGACTACTGGCTTGGCTGTTGAGGACAGAGATCGATGGTATACATAATCGCTAATGTGTTGATTGATGTTGAGAGGAGTGTAGCATTGTTATGTGAGCATTCATGACAAGGTGTGTCATGCATGCAGGTATGTGATAGCTTTTGATGGCATTGCACATCAACTTGCAGTTGtgatgttgacagacagacaacagatagacagagacagatagatagatcgacagacagacaaactatgATCTTTGAGacacgtacgtacatacatacatacatatatacatacaaacaaacatacatacatgcatacaaacatacatccatacatacatacatacatgcatacaaacatacatacatacataaatacatgcatacaaacataacatacatgcatatatataaacatacatacacacacatgcatacatacatacatacatacatacatacatacatatatacaaacatacatacatacatacacatgcatacatacatacatacatatatacaaacatacatacatacatacacatgcatacatacatacatacatatatacaaacatacatacatacatacacatgcatacatacatacatacatatatacaaacatacatacatacatacatacatacatacatatatacaaacatacatacatacatacacatgcatacatacatacatacatacatatatacatacatacatacatccatacatccatacatccatccatccatacatacatacatatatacaaacatacatacatacacatgcacacatacatacacacatacatatacacaaacatacatacatacacatgcatacatacattttttttttttttttgttacaaggacccttagggcccaggttactacAATGCTATGATGCTATGATGCCACAATGCTacgatgctacaatgctacaacgctacaatgctatcatcagtcactgtctatatgtcacttcttcttcttcttggacagaacttgacactccggagagagaggcaattgtatgttagttccttgcccaagggaatttatgtatgtggcccacccgcacttgaactctgacccaaaggtcccggatgtagtcaatctccaactgcacactctaaccaattg
This window contains:
- the LOC134192659 gene encoding sphingomyelin phosphodiesterase A-like yields the protein MGLYIFIFICSILSLGTSRPASPDGRYYPFCRGCRHFAIALTEAIRSNQTFITIRPVLINACEDVLSAAHFRGHVICPGLVDLYAPPSLYILSQAYFAPDELCEKLEFCPTTYRQENGILERNSIKLVNDRHDLVRKREFGVDSDARVSVDSDARVSVDSDARVSVDSDARVSAQLAPIRILQLTDIHLDHRYQEGAATDCGMIICCREGVDGSGRAGKYGDYSCDLPVATLESLTHHLRHLDPQPDFVIYTGDTPTHDIWNKTLGEQIGSTHFLVDFLSANLPGLTIYPTMGNHETFPDNLYYSLKDGKFTAEIATLWQHWVKLPDDAVMTIRSGGYYTMLIRPGLRLMSINTEFGYQFNFYTLLNKQTPQYFEQQRWMDSTLSEAARNGEKVLIIGHVPPGQITSVESFGDFYVPLVAQYKDVIVGQIFGHSHEDQFQVVHSDGHPSGVIHIAPSVTPYPHINPSYRVYLIDPETFKIIDYQQYHINLAEANNLAKRNQTDWIKWQLAYTAMSEYDLPDLTAESWWKLIERFQQDDHLFTKYRRNTLAQSCTHKSCFTLPKPFVICSAQSASKKQLLNCLFNGYL